A genomic stretch from Colwellia sp. Arc7-635 includes:
- a CDS encoding DUF3016 domain-containing protein: MKQSIIYLVSALALFGQFNHAQAAEVEVKWSNSDKYSDMDAGEEHRKHFKTRTFTAFEEHFAKLAASLPDNQKLVFDVTNVDLAGDVNFGGNRRVRVVKSIFFPRLDFSYQLLNADNTVAKSAEISLKDMGFLTHTGIRYRNKSLSYEKEMLDDWFKKTFASEVIK; the protein is encoded by the coding sequence ATGAAACAATCAATAATATATTTAGTATCTGCGCTAGCGCTATTCGGTCAATTTAATCATGCCCAAGCAGCAGAAGTTGAAGTTAAATGGTCAAATTCAGATAAATATTCCGACATGGACGCTGGTGAAGAACATCGAAAGCATTTCAAAACAAGAACTTTTACTGCCTTTGAAGAGCACTTCGCTAAGTTGGCCGCGTCGTTACCTGATAACCAGAAGTTAGTTTTTGATGTAACTAATGTCGATTTAGCGGGCGATGTTAATTTTGGTGGTAATAGGCGTGTTCGTGTAGTGAAAAGTATATTTTTTCCCCGTCTTGATTTTAGCTACCAATTACTAAATGCTGATAACACAGTTGCCAAAAGTGCCGAAATTTCTTTAAAAGATATGGGCTTTTTAACGCATACTGGCATTAGATACCGAAATAAATCGTTGAGCTATGAGAAAGAGATGTTAGATGACTGGTTTAAAAAAACGTTTGCAAGTGAAGTGATAAAGTAA
- the epmB gene encoding EF-P beta-lysylation protein EpmB → MPQIIPQISDRLHTSWQKELANVITDPKTLLELVDISPKKYQQHFSARKLFPVRVPRPLISRIKKGDINDPILKQVMPLDLEFSITDGYSEDPLEEHDTVAPGLLHKYKHRVLMMVKTGCAINCRYCFRRHFPYADNSPNKARWQQALVYIQEHTEINEVIFSGGDPLMASDEHLQWLIDEIEKIPHIKRLRIHTRLPIVIPQRITPALVNALRTTRLKPTIVFHVNHANEIDSTVTQAIEPLLVARIPLFNQSVLLKGINDSAEILAELSERLFDSGIQPYYLHLFDKVQGVAHFDLTESEAKKVTLELMAILPGFLMPKLVREIAGEANKTPINLA, encoded by the coding sequence ATGCCGCAAATAATACCTCAAATCAGCGATAGATTGCACACTTCTTGGCAAAAAGAATTAGCAAATGTGATTACCGATCCAAAAACCTTACTAGAATTGGTCGATATTTCACCAAAAAAATACCAACAACACTTCTCTGCACGCAAGTTATTTCCTGTTCGTGTACCTCGTCCTTTAATATCAAGAATCAAAAAAGGCGATATTAACGACCCTATTCTCAAGCAAGTTATGCCATTAGATTTAGAGTTTTCAATTACTGACGGCTACAGCGAAGATCCGCTTGAAGAACATGACACAGTGGCGCCAGGGCTATTACACAAGTACAAACATCGTGTGTTGATGATGGTTAAAACCGGCTGTGCTATTAATTGTCGTTATTGCTTTCGTCGTCATTTTCCTTACGCTGACAATAGCCCAAACAAAGCACGATGGCAGCAAGCACTGGTTTATATTCAAGAGCATACTGAAATTAACGAAGTTATTTTTAGTGGTGGCGATCCATTAATGGCCAGTGATGAGCATTTACAGTGGTTAATTGATGAAATTGAAAAGATTCCGCATATAAAGCGTTTACGTATTCATACCCGTTTGCCTATTGTTATTCCACAACGTATAACGCCAGCATTAGTTAACGCATTACGTACAACACGATTAAAGCCGACGATAGTTTTTCATGTAAATCACGCAAACGAAATTGATTCAACCGTCACACAAGCGATTGAACCTTTGCTGGTCGCCAGAATTCCATTATTCAATCAAAGTGTCTTGTTAAAAGGCATTAATGATAGTGCTGAGATTTTAGCTGAATTAAGCGAGCGCTTATTTGATAGTGGTATTCAGCCTTACTATTTACATTTATTTGATAAAGTACAAGGTGTTGCCCATTTCGATTTAACCGAATCCGAGGCGAAAAAAGTCACCTTAGAGTTGATGGCTATTCTACCCGGTTTCTTAATGCCCAAATTAGTACGAGAAATAGCCGGAGAAGCGAATAAAACGCCGATCAATTTAGCTTAG
- the efp gene encoding elongation factor P, giving the protein MANFSTNQFKAGLKLMIDGEPCNIIDNEIVKPGKGQAFNRIKIRKLISGKVLEKTYKSGESVEGADVMDSELGYLYADGEFWHFMNNETFEQIAADEKAVGDVAKWLAEGDICTITFWNGNPISVDPPNFVELAITETDPGLKGDTAGTGGKPATLATGAVVRVPLFVQIGDVVKVDTRTGDYVSRAGKS; this is encoded by the coding sequence ATGGCTAATTTTAGCACTAACCAGTTCAAAGCTGGACTTAAATTAATGATTGATGGTGAACCTTGTAACATTATCGACAATGAAATCGTAAAGCCAGGTAAAGGGCAAGCATTTAACCGTATTAAAATTCGTAAGTTGATCTCTGGCAAAGTATTAGAAAAAACTTATAAATCAGGTGAGAGTGTTGAAGGCGCTGATGTTATGGATTCTGAACTTGGCTATTTATATGCTGACGGTGAGTTTTGGCATTTTATGAATAACGAAACCTTTGAGCAAATTGCTGCTGACGAAAAAGCGGTTGGTGATGTAGCTAAATGGTTAGCTGAAGGTGATATTTGTACTATCACATTTTGGAACGGTAACCCTATCTCGGTCGATCCACCTAACTTTGTTGAATTAGCCATTACTGAAACAGACCCAGGCCTTAAAGGCGACACTGCTGGTACGGGTGGCAAACCAGCAACATTAGCCACTGGCGCTGTTGTACGTGTACCATTATTCGTGCAAATAGGTGATGTAGTTAAAGTTGATACGCGTACGGGTGATTATGTTTCACGTGCCGGTAAATCTTAA
- a CDS encoding CAP domain-containing protein, whose amino-acid sequence MQLAFFALFNILTNYIFRLNRSFMTKLYFIITLIIFPLSVFANEADKCGNNEEARALVSLIKSDKEQKRTSIRCNKILTEAAEAKAKEMSEFGLVVHNLGGSPNSRLRNAHYELPKYYGSDFNSNQVEAIAGGYSNAEKVWSAFKRSKAHKTHLLGNIDFYKEQDEIGVAFIKKWESPHVEYWVVYLTKGHEKDQANVVDFIEIPNKSLFILQQEKPKL is encoded by the coding sequence GTGCAGTTAGCTTTTTTTGCACTATTCAACATTTTAACCAACTATATTTTCCGTTTAAATAGGAGTTTTATGACAAAGTTGTATTTTATTATCACATTAATTATTTTTCCTTTATCTGTTTTTGCTAATGAAGCTGATAAATGTGGAAACAATGAGGAGGCTAGAGCCTTAGTCAGCTTAATTAAAAGCGATAAAGAGCAAAAAAGAACATCTATTCGTTGCAATAAAATACTGACTGAGGCGGCTGAAGCTAAAGCTAAAGAAATGTCTGAGTTTGGTTTGGTGGTACATAACCTAGGTGGAAGTCCTAACTCACGTTTACGAAATGCTCATTATGAGCTTCCAAAGTATTATGGTAGTGACTTCAATAGCAATCAAGTTGAAGCCATTGCTGGCGGGTATTCTAATGCAGAAAAAGTATGGAGTGCCTTTAAAAGATCGAAAGCGCATAAAACGCATTTATTAGGGAATATTGATTTTTATAAAGAGCAAGACGAAATCGGAGTTGCTTTTATAAAGAAATGGGAGTCACCTCATGTTGAATACTGGGTAGTATATTTAACTAAAGGTCACGAAAAAGACCAAGCTAATGTGGTTGATTTTATTGAAATACCTAATAAAAGTTTGTTTATACTACAGCAAGAAAAACCGAAGCTATAA
- a CDS encoding S9 family peptidase: MLITKLSRWCALTVISVSLMACQSTSEQATTKSVNHVPLTVERIYKDDEFSSQWLGQIRWLADGSGYTAIEKSEKTKETDKDSNDDTEKAESIGKDIVFYDPTTLARQVLISAEQLIPAGKDQALSIDNYLWSDDRSQLLIYTNSKKVWRSNSRGDYWILNLKTNQLSQLGGKDVQDSSLMFAKFSPDGSKVAYVTDNNIYVETLANHHIKQLTSDAGNGIINGLFDWVYEEEFSIRDGFRWSPNGKSIAYWQLDTRGSKDFIMINNTDELYPTLTKFPYPKVGEENALAKIGIVNVSNAKTTWAKLPNNSREMYVPRMNWSGNSEQVLIQHVNRKQDTNKLYLTEIKNGDVELILTEQEENFLDFYDDAKWLENGTDFIWKSERSGWRHIYKVSRDGSNIVNLTDGAFDITDVQAIDEKNGWIYFIASPDNVAQRYLYRSKLDGTLSNQRITPKEYTGSNRYQMSSDGQWAIHSFSSFAQPTQKQLIKVDGHQAKHQLMTNEKLNKQLAALAKPEHEFFQVTAQDGVVLDGYIMRPADFDASKKYPIIFYVYGEPAGQTAQDKWRGNAYLWDQMLTEQGFIVASIDNRGTPAPKGRAWRKSIYGAVGILSSRDQADALKAMTERWSYIDSDRVGIWGHSGGGSMTLNMLFRYPELYKVGISLAPVADQRLYDSIYQERYSGLLSDYAEGYEQGSPITHAKNLQGKLLLIHGTGDDNVHYQGTERLINELIKYNRQFDFMSYPNRSHGIREGEGTTLHLKTMMTNYFNQHLK; encoded by the coding sequence ATGTTGATAACTAAGCTATCGCGATGGTGTGCGTTAACCGTCATTTCAGTATCATTAATGGCTTGTCAGAGCACTTCTGAGCAAGCAACAACTAAAAGTGTAAATCACGTGCCTTTAACCGTTGAACGTATATATAAAGATGATGAATTTAGCTCACAATGGTTAGGGCAAATTCGTTGGCTAGCCGATGGCAGTGGTTATACTGCTATTGAAAAGTCTGAAAAAACTAAGGAAACGGATAAAGACAGTAACGACGATACTGAAAAAGCAGAAAGTATTGGCAAAGATATTGTTTTCTACGATCCAACTACTTTAGCTCGCCAAGTACTTATTTCTGCAGAGCAACTTATTCCAGCAGGTAAAGACCAAGCTTTATCAATCGACAACTACCTTTGGTCTGATGATCGCTCACAACTGCTCATTTATACCAACAGCAAGAAAGTTTGGCGTTCAAACAGCCGCGGTGATTATTGGATTTTAAACTTAAAAACCAACCAACTGAGTCAATTAGGTGGTAAAGACGTTCAAGATAGCAGCTTAATGTTTGCCAAGTTCTCACCTGATGGCAGCAAAGTTGCTTACGTGACCGACAATAACATCTATGTCGAAACGCTAGCAAATCATCACATTAAGCAACTCACCTCGGATGCTGGCAACGGTATTATTAATGGTTTATTTGATTGGGTGTACGAAGAAGAGTTTTCAATTCGTGATGGTTTTCGTTGGAGCCCTAACGGCAAAAGCATTGCCTACTGGCAGCTAGATACCCGCGGCAGCAAAGACTTCATCATGATCAACAACACCGATGAACTTTATCCAACGTTAACGAAGTTTCCTTACCCTAAAGTGGGCGAAGAGAACGCCTTAGCAAAAATTGGTATTGTTAATGTCAGCAATGCTAAAACCACTTGGGCCAAGTTACCTAACAATTCGCGTGAAATGTATGTGCCGCGTATGAACTGGTCTGGAAATTCTGAGCAAGTATTAATTCAACACGTTAATCGTAAACAAGACACCAACAAGCTCTATCTTACCGAGATAAAAAACGGTGATGTTGAGCTGATACTAACCGAACAAGAAGAAAACTTTCTCGATTTTTATGATGACGCTAAATGGTTAGAAAATGGCACTGATTTTATCTGGAAGAGTGAACGCAGCGGTTGGCGTCATATCTACAAAGTATCACGCGATGGTAGCAACATAGTAAATTTAACCGATGGTGCTTTTGATATTACCGACGTTCAAGCAATTGATGAAAAAAATGGTTGGATATACTTTATCGCTTCACCTGATAACGTCGCACAGCGTTATTTATATCGCAGTAAACTTGATGGTACGTTATCAAATCAACGCATAACTCCGAAGGAATATACCGGTTCAAATCGCTATCAAATGTCATCTGACGGCCAATGGGCAATCCATTCATTTTCAAGCTTTGCTCAACCAACCCAAAAACAATTGATTAAAGTCGACGGACATCAGGCAAAGCATCAATTAATGACCAACGAAAAGCTTAATAAGCAATTAGCTGCACTAGCAAAACCTGAACATGAATTCTTTCAAGTAACAGCGCAAGACGGTGTGGTACTTGACGGTTACATCATGCGCCCTGCCGACTTTGATGCCAGTAAAAAATACCCCATTATATTTTATGTTTACGGTGAGCCCGCCGGACAAACAGCACAAGACAAATGGCGCGGTAATGCTTACTTATGGGATCAAATGCTAACTGAGCAAGGCTTTATTGTTGCCTCAATTGATAATCGCGGGACACCTGCACCTAAAGGCAGAGCATGGCGCAAATCAATTTACGGTGCCGTCGGTATTTTATCATCACGTGATCAAGCAGACGCATTAAAAGCGATGACAGAGCGCTGGTCATATATTGATAGCGACCGCGTCGGCATTTGGGGGCACTCAGGTGGCGGCTCAATGACCTTGAATATGCTATTTCGTTACCCTGAATTATACAAAGTCGGCATATCGTTAGCGCCCGTAGCGGATCAGCGCCTATACGATAGTATTTATCAAGAGCGTTATTCTGGATTACTTAGCGATTACGCCGAAGGCTATGAACAAGGTTCGCCAATCACCCATGCTAAAAACCTGCAGGGTAAGTTGTTGCTTATTCATGGTACTGGTGACGACAACGTACACTACCAAGGCACAGAACGATTAATCAATGAGCTGATAAAATATAACCGTCAATTTGATTTTATGTCATATCCAAATCGCAGCCACGGTATACGTGAAGGAGAAGGGACGACCTTGCATTTGAAAACAATGATGACCAATTATTTTAATCAGCATTTAAAGTAA
- a CDS encoding ABC transporter ATP-binding protein, translated as MLPALKISGLTKTYKGGFQALKGIDLTVKQGDFFALLGPNGAGKSTTIGIITSLVNKTAGSIAVFGHDIDQELEAAKSFIGLVPQEFNFNQFEPLMKILVNQAGYYGVERKLAVERAEKYLKQLDLWEKRNDAARMLSGGMKRRLMIARALMHEPKMLILDEPTAGVDIELRRSMWGFLRELNEQGITIILTTHYLEEAEMLCRNIAIIDSGIIVENTDMKSLLSKLDVETFVFDLKPNNIPSALADFSSRVIDDHTLEVDVKKSQTLNAVFTELNAQGIDVLSMRNKSNRLEELFVSLVGSGQTAVDSAVKE; from the coding sequence ATGCTACCAGCACTAAAAATATCAGGATTAACGAAAACCTATAAAGGTGGTTTTCAAGCACTTAAAGGTATTGATCTTACTGTTAAGCAGGGCGATTTTTTTGCTTTGCTTGGTCCTAATGGTGCCGGTAAGTCGACAACCATTGGCATTATCACGTCATTAGTCAATAAAACCGCTGGCAGTATCGCTGTTTTTGGTCATGATATTGACCAAGAGCTTGAAGCCGCAAAAAGCTTTATTGGTTTAGTGCCGCAAGAATTTAACTTCAATCAATTTGAACCGTTAATGAAAATACTGGTGAATCAAGCCGGTTATTATGGTGTTGAACGTAAGTTAGCCGTAGAACGTGCTGAAAAGTATTTAAAGCAGCTCGATTTATGGGAAAAACGTAATGACGCTGCTCGCATGCTCTCAGGCGGCATGAAGCGCCGATTGATGATTGCTCGCGCATTAATGCATGAACCTAAAATGCTTATTCTTGATGAGCCAACGGCTGGTGTCGATATCGAGTTACGTCGCTCAATGTGGGGTTTTTTACGTGAACTTAATGAGCAAGGTATTACCATTATTTTAACCACGCATTATTTAGAAGAAGCAGAAATGCTTTGTCGTAATATTGCCATTATTGACTCAGGTATTATTGTTGAAAATACTGATATGAAGTCATTGTTGTCTAAATTAGATGTTGAGACTTTTGTTTTTGATTTAAAACCGAATAATATACCTAGCGCTTTAGCTGATTTTAGCTCTCGGGTTATCGATGATCATACCTTAGAGGTTGATGTTAAGAAGAGTCAAACCCTAAACGCGGTATTTACTGAGTTAAACGCGCAGGGTATTGATGTGCTGAGTATGCGAAATAAGAGTAATCGACTAGAAGAGCTATTTGTTAGTCTTGTTGGTAGTGGTCAAACGGCAGTTGATAGCGCAGTTAAGGAATAA
- a CDS encoding ABC transporter permease encodes MASSRNLIALKSILNKEIQRFMRIWIQTLVPPAITISLYFVIFGSLIGSRIGEMGGFDYMSFIVPGLIMMSVITNSYSNVASSFFSAKWQRNVEEMLVAPVPNWVIVAGYVGGGMARGMLVGGIVTIVAMFFVDIQIHNIWVIIATVALTSATFSLGGLINAIFAGSFDDISIIPTFILTPLTYLGGVFYSISLLPEFWQGVSQINPIVYMVNAFRYGFLGISDVSLTLSFGVLGVFIVSLYTIAMVLITKGIGLRS; translated from the coding sequence ATGGCATCATCGAGAAATCTCATTGCGCTTAAAAGTATTCTTAATAAAGAAATACAGCGTTTTATGCGCATTTGGATACAAACGCTGGTTCCGCCAGCCATTACTATTAGTTTATATTTTGTTATTTTCGGCTCGTTAATTGGCTCACGTATTGGTGAGATGGGTGGCTTTGATTATATGTCATTTATTGTCCCAGGCTTGATCATGATGAGTGTTATTACTAACTCATACTCTAACGTAGCTTCGTCTTTTTTCAGTGCTAAGTGGCAACGAAACGTTGAAGAAATGCTCGTTGCTCCAGTACCCAACTGGGTTATTGTTGCCGGTTATGTTGGTGGCGGTATGGCGCGTGGCATGTTGGTCGGTGGTATTGTTACTATTGTAGCGATGTTTTTTGTTGATATACAAATTCATAATATTTGGGTCATCATTGCTACGGTTGCATTAACCTCTGCTACCTTTTCTTTAGGTGGCTTAATTAACGCTATTTTTGCGGGTAGTTTTGACGATATTTCAATTATTCCAACCTTTATACTGACGCCATTAACCTATTTAGGCGGGGTGTTTTATTCGATTAGTTTGTTACCTGAATTTTGGCAAGGTGTGTCGCAAATCAATCCTATTGTTTATATGGTTAATGCCTTTAGATACGGATTTTTGGGTATATCAGATGTTAGTTTAACCTTGTCGTTTGGCGTGTTAGGCGTTTTTATTGTTAGTTTATACACCATTGCTATGGTGTTAATTACTAAAGGTATTGGCTTAAGAAGCTAA